One uncultured Hyphomonas sp. genomic region harbors:
- a CDS encoding SlyX family protein: MTDSPSTDSARLDELEMRVVHQDQTIEDLNAAITAQWKLIDRLERQVAHLSERVAETEQAVSDAAPVNRPPPHY, encoded by the coding sequence ATGACAGACAGCCCTTCAACGGACTCCGCCCGCCTCGACGAGCTTGAAATGCGTGTGGTCCATCAGGACCAGACGATTGAGGACCTGAACGCGGCCATCACGGCGCAATGGAAGCTGATCGACCGGCTGGAGCGTCAGGTCGCGCACTTGAGCGAACGGGTCGCCGAAACCGAACAGGCCGTGAGCGACGCGGCCCCGGTGAACAGGCCCCCGCCGCATTACTAG
- a CDS encoding FRG domain-containing protein, with translation MIDRAATVLEATSAADFISKLSSFSTGQEKYWRKNMFRGHASTGWSLTPSAFRNVGQESLKKIWKNYHVHLPKEHTAFEHIDMLELNAVALFYSQADRQGLPLPQLSAKLHMALTQNPAHMHKAHIIENTDWPQIDLWPVYALAQHYGIPTRLLDWSADPYVAAYFAATGALELADEDDFCVWTLSETVLSRLEPCYDHEWNKIRIPKEEASKTGVYVVDAPKYANPNLYAQKGRFTLSVRSSAVGKTPLAPLDLQLIELIQDLKKHPIVAEGAPEVTSAIEKGRAPLGVVVAKKKHASEILDLLRQMDYSHTRIFPGYDGCAKEVLNWR, from the coding sequence AATACTGGCGAAAAAACATGTTTCGCGGCCACGCTTCAACTGGATGGTCACTTACACCGTCAGCATTTCGGAACGTTGGCCAAGAAAGCCTAAAAAAAATTTGGAAGAACTATCATGTGCACCTTCCGAAGGAACATACAGCATTTGAGCATATTGATATGCTCGAACTTAATGCAGTAGCACTATTCTATTCTCAGGCTGACCGACAGGGACTGCCACTTCCCCAGTTGAGCGCCAAGCTTCATATGGCGCTCACACAAAACCCGGCGCATATGCACAAAGCGCATATCATTGAGAATACTGATTGGCCGCAGATAGATCTTTGGCCAGTATATGCTTTGGCGCAGCATTACGGGATACCGACCCGACTTCTTGATTGGAGTGCTGATCCTTATGTGGCTGCATACTTCGCGGCGACGGGTGCGCTCGAACTCGCTGATGAAGACGACTTTTGTGTTTGGACACTTTCAGAAACTGTACTTTCCCGCCTTGAGCCTTGTTATGATCACGAGTGGAACAAAATCCGTATACCGAAAGAAGAAGCAAGTAAAACTGGCGTATATGTTGTTGACGCCCCGAAATATGCAAACCCAAACCTTTACGCACAAAAAGGAAGATTTACTTTATCCGTCAGATCAAGTGCAGTTGGGAAAACTCCCCTAGCGCCACTGGATTTACAGTTAATCGAACTTATCCAAGACTTAAAGAAACACCCCATTGTGGCAGAAGGGGCACCGGAAGTAACTTCCGCTATAGAAAAAGGGCGCGCCCCACTCGGCGTCGTTGTCGCAAAGAAAAAACATGCTTCCGAAATTTTAGATCTGCTTCGACAGATGGATTACTCACACACTCGGATTTTTCCCGGCTATGACGGGTGCGCCAAAGAAGTTTTGAACTGGCGGTAG